A region from the Oncorhynchus keta strain PuntledgeMale-10-30-2019 unplaced genomic scaffold, Oket_V2 Un_scaffold_29317_pilon_pilon, whole genome shotgun sequence genome encodes:
- the LOC127928517 gene encoding transmembrane protein 60-like has translation MSLAQRVLLTWIFTLAFLIMLVLKLDGKVHWNWFLTFLPVWVFDGILLLMLLVKMVARCKAGHDPRNGSQDLKKKAWYLASMLLKLGFCLTLCARLEKLTHIKLTFVCIPLWCLLLGAMVELGYNIFPERREA, from the coding sequence ATGTCTCTCGCTCAGAGAGTCCTCCTCACCTGGATCTTCACCCTGGCCTTCCTCATCATGCTCGTCCTCAAACTAGATGGCAAAGTCCACTGGAACTGGTTCCTCACCTTTCTACCCGTATGGGTCTTCGACGGCATCCTCCTCCTCATGTTACTCGTCAAGATGGTCGCCAGGTGTAAAGCGGGACACGACCCTCGTAACGGCTCCCAGGACCTGAAGAAGAAGGCCTGGTACCTGGCGTCCATGCTGCTGAAGCTGGGCTTCTGTCTGACGCTGTGCGCCCGGCTGGAGAAGCTTACCCATATCAAGCTCACCTTTGTGTGTATTCCTCTATGGTGCTTGTTGCTGGGAGCCATGGTGGAGCTGGGCTATAACATCTTCCCCGAGAGGAGAGAGgcatga